The window GAGCACCGTCTCCATGCCTGTATCGCCCTGTTTGCCCTTGTTATCCGGGTTGTTGCGCGATCCCGCTGCCATTGTGACTGCTCCATACCCGGCGATCGCCGGGAGATCTGTGCTTGAATTGCTGCCTCAGCATACCAGCGCGGCGCCGCATCGCGCACAGCGGGTGACAGGCGGCGCGGCGCGCCCTGGACCTTGCATCCAGGCACGACGTGATCGACGCTGGCAGCCGGCACGAAACCCGGAAGCCTGCTCGCGCGTGTGAGCGACGACGAGGAGTTGCGCCGGGAATGCCGCGCCGCGGCAACCGCTGCTCGCCCGCGAACGCTACGGAACGGCCTGTCCTGGCCGGCGCGGAGTGCCGGTCATGAGCGAGGCAGCCTCCGTTCTTTCCGCGCGCACCGACGAGGAGTTGGTCGCCGCCTTCCTCAGCGGCGAGATCGGGGCATTTGAAGAGTTGGTGCAGCGCTACAGCCGGCCGATCTTCAATTTCGTCTACCGCATGCTGTGCAGCTACGCCGACGCCGACGACGTGGCGCAGGATGTGTTCGTGCAGGTCTACAACTCGCTGCCGGCTGCACGCACGGACCTGCCCTTCAAGCCCTGGCTCTACGTGATCGCGAAGAACAAGTGCCTGGACTTTCTCAAACGCAAGCGGCCGCTGCTCTTCTCCGATGTGGATGGCCCGGAAGCAGAAGACGGCAGCATCGCCGAGCGCGTGGCAGATTCGGACCCGCTGCCGGAGGAACTGGCCGAACGCGCCGACCTGCAGCGCATTTTGCATGAGGCGGTGCTTGGTCTGCCGGAGCGCTACCGGCAGGTGGTCGCCATGCGCTACACCGGCGATCTCAGCTTTGCCGAGATTGCCCAGGCGCTGGCGCTGCCGGAGAACACGGTAAAGACGCATTTCCACCGCGCCAAGGCGCTGCTGCGCACCCGGCTCCTGGACGTCCTGTAGAGGCGGGCGGACGGATGACGCGGAGAAGAGGTACGGAATGGCGAGCCAGCGAACATGGTCCCTGAAACCGCCGGCGTTGCCAGGGCGTGCTATCGATGGAGGCTTCTCGCGGTGAGCGACGACGACGAACGCGATCCGATCGACCGGCTGTATGCGCGGCTGGAGGGTGCTGAGCCGCCGGCGGATTTCGTCGCACGGGTGATGGCGCGGGCGCGGCAGGGCGAGGTGGCGCGCTGGCAACGCTGGCAGCGCGCCTTGTTCGCAACGGGCTACGTTGCGGCGCTGATCGCCCTGGCCGTGCTGGCCTTTCTCACCGGCATTGAGTTGGAGCGGTCCGGCCTGCGGGCGCTGCTTTCGATGGCCCTGCACGACATCTCGGTCGTGACCGACTCACCCGGCATCTACTTCGCCGCCGTGCGCGATGCCGTGCCGTGGCTGCACCTGATCGGGGTGGCCGCCGATCTTGCGCTGCTCGCGCTGGCCACGCGTTTGCTCTTGAAGGTCTCTGGTTCAGCGCCGGCCGCTGCCTCGGCCGACGCATCCTGAAGGTCGGGACGATGAGTCCGTTGCCGGAGTGGGGCGGCTGATGACCCGCTTGGTGTGGCCGGGCAGGCACGGCATGGCCGTGAAGCTGGGCAGCCTCATCGCTGCCCTGGCAGTGCTGGTCGGCGGCATGCTTCTGGGCATGACGCATGCATCCGGCAGCCCCGCGCCCGCCGGCGAGCTCGGCAGTACACCGCCGGCCAGCGTGGCAAAGCAAACGAGCCACTACCTCGTCGGCACGATCGCGCTGGTGATGCCCGCCAGGCGCGAGGCGATCGTGCGCCAGCGCGACGGAAGGCTCGTGCAGGTGGCCTTCGACGCCACGACGATCGTCCGCCGCGACCGCGCCCGCCAGCCGCAGACGGTGCTGCGGCGCGGCACCCGTGTAATCATTCTCGGCCGGCCGGAGCAGGGCCGCCTGCGAGCGATGGTCGTAACGATCACGGGACAGGCGCCGGTGCGCACGGTCACGCCCGCATCGCGACCTGGCCCGGCGCACACACCAACGCCCGCACCGGCGGCGCGCTGAGCTTCGGCCGGCGCCTCGGCTCCCCGCGGCGGGGCGCCGGGATGCGGGCCAGTTTCGCTGCCGGTCTCCATGCCCGCAGCGCCGGCCGCCGGTATGATGCCCGTATGGGACGGTCTCGCGCCGCGGTTGTGGGGGTGCTGTTCGCCGGCGTGCTGGCGGTTTCGGCGGCGGCGCTCTTCGTGCGACTGGCCGACGCGCCGGCGCTCAGCACCGCGGCCTACCGGCTGCTGTTCGCCTCTGTGCCGACGATCGCGCTGCTGCCCATGCGCGGCCGCCGCGAGCTGCCGGCCCTGCACCGCGCGGACTGGGGCTGGCTGCTGCTTTCCGGCGGCTGTCTGGCGCTGCACTTCGCGACCTGGATCGCCTCGCTGGAGATGACCACCGTGTCCAGCAGCGTCGCTCTGGTCACGACGTCGCCGCTGTTCGTCGCCGGCGTTGTCATGCTGCGCGGGGAGCGAGTCAGCCGCGCAACAGTGCTGGCGATGCTCGTATGCCTCGCTGGCGGCCTGATCATCGGCGCGGCCGATGTGGGCGGCGGGCGGGCGCTGGCCGGCGATCTGCTGGCCTTGGCGGGCGCCGCCTTCGCCGGGGCCTATTTCGCGCTCGGAAGGCGGTTGCGCGCTGTCACGTCGGTGACGACGTACATCGGCACGGTCTATCCCATCGCCGCCATCGCGTTAACCGTCGCGGCCCTGGCCGGACGGCAGCGACTCTCCGGCTTTGACGGGCAGACCTGGCTGATGTTCGTGCTACTGGCGCTGGTGCCGCAGTTGCTCGGCCACTCCTCGCTCAACTGGGCGCTGGGCTACCTCAGCGCCCCGTTTGTCGCGATCGCCGTGTTGGGCGAACCCGTGATCGCGACCGTGCTCGCCGCGCTTTTCCTCGGAGAGTTGCCTGGACCGCTGCGCATCGCCGGCGGCATCGTCGTTCTGGCCGGCGTCTACCTCGGGCTGCGCGCCGAGCTGGAGGCGGCCCCTGCCGGCGTGGCGCTCGCCGGCGTCGAGCCTGCGCCGGCCTGAGCCGATATCTGAATCGGTGTACACTGGTATTGGCGGCACGACGCCGGGATTCCCTCAGCGTATGAAGCGCCTGCGTTCCCTGTTTTCGATCGCCCTGCTGTGTGCGCTCGCCGGCGTCGCCGGCGGGCTTAGCTTGGGCTACCTGCTCAGCCGCCGCGGAGAATGGCTGGTCGCACAGCCCTGGGTGATGTACGCGGCAGTGCTGCTCGTGGTGACGGGCGCGCTCACCTGGCTCGACGTGCGCCGCGGCCGCGGCGTGCCGTTGGCGCGTTCCTCCGGTGAAGGGCCGACCGTGATCGAGGAGCAGCAGACCAGAGCGTCTGTGGCGGAAGAACCGGCTGCACGTCACGGATCGGACGCGGGTGGGGTGGTGGAGTAACGATGGCCGACGGAGCGATGCGGCGGGTGCCGCGGCGCGTGTTTTTGGGGCGCTATCTCGGCAACGCGATGCTGGCGGCCGGCGGCTCGCTCGTGGGCGCGGCGACCGCGTACCAGATCTACCGACACCAGGCGGAGGCCGACCTCGGATCGCTGCGACGCGGCAGCGTGACCATTCCCGGTGCACCTGTGGCTCCCGCCGTACTCACGGGCGCGCAGGCCAGCGTTGCGCCGGCAGGCAGCCCCGGCGGCGCTCCCTCCACGGCCAGCGCCGCGCCGCCCACGCCGGCGGACGGCAGCGAACCGGCGGTGTTCGCGGCGCAGACGCCTGCGCCCAGCGCCGCCAGCGTCTCTCCCGAGCTGCGGCCGGTGCGGCTGCGCATCGAGTCGATCGGCCTGAGCGATGTGCCCGTGGTCGAGGTCGGCACGCGGTTGGAGAAGGGCCAACTCGTCTGGGAGACGGCCGACCACGCGGTCGGACACCTGATCGGCACGGGGCTGCCCGGATCGCCCGGGAACATGGTGC of the Dehalococcoidia bacterium genome contains:
- a CDS encoding DMT family transporter; this encodes MGRSRAAVVGVLFAGVLAVSAAALFVRLADAPALSTAAYRLLFASVPTIALLPMRGRRELPALHRADWGWLLLSGGCLALHFATWIASLEMTTVSSSVALVTTSPLFVAGVVMLRGERVSRATVLAMLVCLAGGLIIGAADVGGGRALAGDLLALAGAAFAGAYFALGRRLRAVTSVTTYIGTVYPIAAIALTVAALAGRQRLSGFDGQTWLMFVLLALVPQLLGHSSLNWALGYLSAPFVAIAVLGEPVIATVLAALFLGELPGPLRIAGGIVVLAGVYLGLRAELEAAPAGVALAGVEPAPA
- a CDS encoding sigma-70 family RNA polymerase sigma factor; this encodes MSEAASVLSARTDEELVAAFLSGEIGAFEELVQRYSRPIFNFVYRMLCSYADADDVAQDVFVQVYNSLPAARTDLPFKPWLYVIAKNKCLDFLKRKRPLLFSDVDGPEAEDGSIAERVADSDPLPEELAERADLQRILHEAVLGLPERYRQVVAMRYTGDLSFAEIAQALALPENTVKTHFHRAKALLRTRLLDVL
- a CDS encoding sortase; the encoded protein is MADGAMRRVPRRVFLGRYLGNAMLAAGGSLVGAATAYQIYRHQAEADLGSLRRGSVTIPGAPVAPAVLTGAQASVAPAGSPGGAPSTASAAPPTPADGSEPAVFAAQTPAPSAASVSPELRPVRLRIESIGLSDVPVVEVGTRLEKGQLVWETADHAVGHLIGTGLPGSPGNMVLAGHISSPVKGEGSVFRNLPAIANKLGSRVSVQTAAGNWFHYTITGTNVVLPTDTWVMDTATAPVVTLLTCVPDGVYTHRFVALGRLAA